A region from the Parvularculales bacterium genome encodes:
- a CDS encoding HD family hydrolase, which translates to MTSAARKKKRPPRAWQRMLSGRRLDLLNPSPLDIEIKDIARGLACVARWNGQTSGKHAFSVAEHSLLVADLCRQFRPGWPVRWELAALLHDAPEYVIGDMISPFKTALGLDYQSFEGHLQSAIYMRFGLPASLPHTVSDIIKRADRASAFLEAVQLAGFEEAEAVRFFGRPRGVAPVSLEPRPVRQAEKAFLDRFATLVR; encoded by the coding sequence ATGACGTCTGCTGCCCGCAAGAAGAAACGACCCCCTCGGGCCTGGCAGCGCATGTTGAGTGGTCGCCGTCTTGATTTGCTCAACCCGTCGCCTCTTGATATTGAAATAAAAGATATCGCCCGCGGGCTGGCGTGCGTTGCCCGCTGGAATGGTCAGACATCCGGCAAACATGCGTTTTCGGTGGCTGAGCACAGCCTGTTGGTCGCTGATCTGTGCCGTCAGTTTCGCCCGGGTTGGCCCGTTCGCTGGGAGTTGGCGGCCTTGCTCCACGATGCGCCGGAATATGTTATCGGCGACATGATCAGCCCCTTTAAAACGGCTCTTGGTCTGGATTACCAGTCGTTTGAAGGGCATTTGCAAAGTGCCATCTATATGCGCTTTGGCCTGCCGGCCTCTTTGCCCCATACGGTGAGTGATATAATCAAGCGGGCAGACCGTGCCTCGGCCTTTCTGGAGGCGGTGCAACTGGCCGGATTTGAAGAGGCGGAGGCGGTGCGCTTCTTTGGCCGCCCCCGGGGCGTGGCTCCCGTTTCCCTTGAGCCTCGTCCTGTCCGGCAGGCGGAAAAAGCCTTCCTTGACCGGTTTGCTACATTAGTCCGATAA